From a single Sander vitreus isolate 19-12246 chromosome 2, sanVit1, whole genome shotgun sequence genomic region:
- the LOC144525947 gene encoding LIM and calponin homology domains-containing protein 1-like isoform X2, translating into MASPADVPNASPQDEPEHSGPNHPEPACLEAQKWIEAVTGKSFGDKDFRSGLENGILLCELLSAIKPGLVKKINRLPTPIAGLDNLSVFLRGCEELGLKGSQLFDPGDLQDTSIRANLKDSDCNRKLKNVLNTVFWLGKAASGCASYSGPTLNLKEFEGLLAQMKLESDEGGDSSQKRGVRDSGYDCWDSERSDSLSPPRHTRDNSLDSLDSFGSRSQHSPSPDVVNRGHSDGRGSDSEADAPSRRPDVRKDDMLARRTGSSSSESRNLIPFNQFLPNRTNASSYMPTPRRKPHTEEGEQRRSVSMGDMLNEEEVGHLPPLSQSRYERMHEQYNNFQEDDDHWQNELARWKNRRRSTSQELIKKEEERKRMEKRMKEEGSDCNKRKSIKTYREIVEEKERREADLCDAYRNASTPEEAAMVLQRYALRFTISDATLDSLKLPRSTANPKQDLDKVDTEHKTTSPVNETSEPLHKPEPPVIKDQWHTEPEETETNTTAQQETSVSVSSSSPTPGNTLSPLTNSDHVPPQSLELNEPQCKPTESPTKQQKQPITGDAKPQAKHTPPHIAQLQPHTTQPVHTLPSPSSVSPRPVPLLAAKPYCQPRNIMSGHKPVKMDGLVRVNGEVTEDLFVSTPPTSARHSPPEVKDISFKQMEKDVPSVTTEKDVSSKQMEKDVPSEQMEIDVPSEQMEKDVPSIQTEKDVPSMSIATNQEMVEQTPSPKTERSTTSLGSAISSLIGGRNCTVTTTIVTELTHVEPHHPDIQSNGQVNGTSGLSGSPVGGGKTQPATSPNSLQEYSPTVTEGLQESSVTEQYQKEQEKLKNEWEKAQLEVQEEERKHNEEERRILEETVTPLNPTGLLNQHSVQTGTTSSAPENNETEKGNVPLQQNGQRREGNEDQHASKLHFFQDYACDGEHSKKQELWKTASLDRNPQLNQPHIVKRSESHDAVTGKQQPSPSSPQPPSPSRCVSGKRLCSGCSQPLGKGAAMIIDTLGLFFHVQCFKCGVCDGQLGDASAGTDVRIRNGLLSCHECYIASRGRGQPTTL; encoded by the exons ATGGCTAGCCCCGCAGATGTCCCGAATGCTTCGCCGCAGGACGAGCCGGAACATTCGGGGCCGAACCATCCCGAACCAGCCTGTCTGGAGGCACAGAAATGGATAGAG GCTGTAACTGGGAAGAGCTTTGGAGACAAGGACTTCCGCAGTGGATTGGAGAATGGCATCCTGTTATGCGA GCTGCTGAGTGCAATCAAACCAGGGCTGGTCAAGAAGATCAACAGACTGCCCACCCCCATCGCCGGGCTG GACAACCTGTCCGTCTTCCTGCGGGGCTGTGAGGAGTTGGGCCTGAAGGGCTCCCAGCTGTTTGACCCTGGGGACTTGCAAGACACTTCCATACGAGCTAACCTAAA GGACTCTGACTGCAACCGCAAACTAAAAAAT GTGCTGAACACAGTGTTCTGGCTTGGGAAGGCTGCCAGCGGCTGTGCATCCTACAGCGGCCCTACTCTCAACCTCAAGGAGTTTGAAGGGCTTCTAGCTCAAATGAAGTTG gagAGTGACGAAGGAGGCGACAGTTCACAGAAGCGCGGCGTTAGAGACAGCGGCTACGACTGCTGGGACTCTGAGAGGAGTGATTCACTCTCTCCACCACGACACACTCGCGACAACTCCCTAGACAG TCTGGACTCCTTTGGCTCCCGCTCACAGCACAGCCCTTCTCCTGATGTGGTGAATCGAGGACACAGTGATG GGCGAGGCAGCGACTCGGAGGCCGATGCCCCCAGCAGGAGGCCAGATGTGCGGAAGGATGACATGTTGGCCAGACGGACAGGCAGCAGTAGCAGTGAATCAAGAAACTTGATTCCCTTTAACCAGTTTCTTCCCAACCGAACCAACGCCAGCTCCTACATGCCGACACCACGGCGAAAACCACATacagaggagggagagcagcggag GAGTGTGAGCATGGGTGACATGCTTAATGAGGAAGAGGTTGGACACTTACCGCCACTGAGCCAATCACGATATGAGCGCATGCACGAGCAGTACAACAACTTTCAGGAAGATGACGACCACTGGCAAAAC GAATTGGCTCGCTGGAAGAATCGGCGTCGCAGCACGTCCCAGGAACTGatcaagaaagaggaagagaggaagaggatggaGAAAAGGATGAAGGAGGAGGGAAGTGACTGCAACAAGAGGAAAAGCATTAAGACCTACAGAGAGATTGTGGAGGAGAA GGAGCGCAGAGAGGCGGATTTGTGTGACGCCTACAGGAATGCATCGACTCCGGAGGAGGCCGCCATGGTTTTACAGCGTTACGCTCTTCGCTTCACCATCAGTGATGCAACACTGGACAGCCTAAAACTGCCCAGATCCACTGCAAATCCCAAACAGGACCTTGATAAGGTGGATacggagcacaaaacgacatcACCTGTAAATGAAACATCAGAACCTCTGCACAAACCAGAACCACCTGTTATAAAAGACCAGTGGCACACAGAGCCTGAAGAGACGGAGACAAATACAACTGCTCAACAAGAGACATCAGTTTCTGTCTCCTCCAGCTCCCCAACACCTGGCAACACCCTCAGCCCGCTCACAAACTCAGACCATGTGCCACCTCAGTCACTCGAACTGAATGAACCTCAATGCAAACCGACAGAGTCTCCaaccaaacaacaaaaacaaccgaTTACAGGAGATGCAAAGCCTCAAGCCAAACACACGCCACCTCATATTGCACAGTTGCAGCCTCATACCACACAGCCTGTACACACACTCCCCTCCCCTTCATCTGTATCCCCCAGACCCGTCCCCCTGCTGGCAGCCAAGCCCTACTGCCAGCCCAGGAACATAATGTCTGGACACAAACCTGTCAAG ATGGACGGGTTGGTGCGGGTAAATGGAGAGGTGACAGAAGATTTATTTGTTTCTACTCCACCTACATCTGCTCGACACTCGCCACCGGAGGTCAAAGACATTTCCTTCAAACAGATGGAGAAAGACGTTCCCTCCGTAACGACGGAGAAAGATGTTTCCTCCAAACAGATGGAGAAAGATGTTCCCTCCGAGCAGATGGAGATAGACGTTCCCTCCGAGCAGATGGAGAAAGATGTTCCCTCCATACAAACAGAGAAGGACGTTCCCTCCATGTCTATTGCGACCAATCAGGAGATGGTAGAGCAGACACCATCTCCAAAGACAGAAAGATCGACCACGTCTTTAGGCTCTGCCATCAGCTCCCTGATTGGAGGCCGAAACTGTACCGTCACGACAACTATTGTGACAGAGCTCACACATGTGGAGCCACATCACCCGGATATCCAAAGCAATGGACAG GTTAATGGTACTTCTGGGTTATCTGGGAGtccagtggggggggggaagactcAGCCAGCTACATCACCAAACAGCCTGCAAGAATATTCTCCCACTGTCACAG AGGGACTTCAGGAGAGCAGTGTGACT GAGCAATACCAGAAAGAACAGGAGAAGCTGAAGAATGAGTGGGAGAAAGCACAGCTAGaggtgcaggaggaggagagaaaacacaatGAAGAG GAGAGAAGAATCCTAGAGGAGACTGTAACACCCTTAAATCCCACTGGCTTGTTAAATCAGCATTCAGTTCAGACAGGGACGACTTCATCAGCTCCAGAAAACAATGAGACAGAAAAAGGAAACGTTCCTCTACAGCAAAACGGCCAAAGAAGGGAAGGGAACGAGGATCAACATGCATCCAAGCTGCATTTTTTCCAGG ATTATGCATGTGATGGTGAACATTCAAAGAAACAGGAACTGTGGAAGACGGCCTCTCTGGACCGCAACCCTCAGTTAAACCAGCCACATATTGTTAAAAG GTCTGAGTCCCATGATGCTGTAACAGGCAAACAGCAGCCCTCCCCTTCATCACCTCAGCCTCCCTCACCCAGCAG gtgtgttaGTGGGAAGAGGCTATGTTCTGGTTGTTCTCAACCACTGGGAAAAGGAGCTGCCATGATCATCGATACACTGGGACTGTTCTTCCACGTACAGTGCTTCAAG TGTGGAGTGTGTGATGGGCAGCTGGGTGACGCCTCTGCAGGGACTGATGTACGGATTCGTAATGGACTGCTGAGCTGTCATGAGTGCTATATTGCATCTCGGG GCAGAGGTCAGCCCACCACACTATGA
- the LOC144525947 gene encoding LIM and calponin homology domains-containing protein 1-like isoform X1, which translates to MASPADVPNASPQDEPEHSGPNHPEPACLEAQKWIEAVTGKSFGDKDFRSGLENGILLCELLSAIKPGLVKKINRLPTPIAGLDNLSVFLRGCEELGLKGSQLFDPGDLQDTSIRANLKDSDCNRKLKNVLNTVFWLGKAASGCASYSGPTLNLKEFEGLLAQMKLESDEGGDSSQKRGVRDSGYDCWDSERSDSLSPPRHTRDNSLDSLDSFGSRSQHSPSPDVVNRGHSDGRGSDSEADAPSRRPDVRKDDMLARRTGSSSSESRNLIPFNQFLPNRTNASSYMPTPRRKPHTEEGEQRRSVSMGDMLNEEEVGHLPPLSQSRYERMHEQYNNFQEDDDHWQNELARWKNRRRSTSQELIKKEEERKRMEKRMKEEGSDCNKRKSIKTYREIVEEKERREADLCDAYRNASTPEEAAMVLQRYALRFTISDATLDSLKLPRSTANPKQDLDKVDTEHKTTSPVNETSEPLHKPEPPVIKDQWHTEPEETETNTTAQQETSVSVSSSSPTPGNTLSPLTNSDHVPPQSLELNEPQCKPTESPTKQQKQPITGDAKPQAKHTPPHIAQLQPHTTQPVHTLPSPSSVSPRPVPLLAAKPYCQPRNIMSGHKPVKMDGLVRVNGEVTEDLFVSTPPTSARHSPPEVKDISFKQMEKDVPSVTTEKDVSSKQMEKDVPSEQMEIDVPSEQMEKDVPSIQTEKDVPSMSIATNQEMVEQTPSPKTERSTTSLGSAISSLIGGRNCTVTTTIVTELTHVEPHHPDIQSNGQVNGTSGLSGSPVGGGKTQPATSPNSLQEYSPTVTEGLQESSVTIETPMLNLAKRVNHWVWDPNEERKRLESWQQEQERLLQEQYQKEQEKLKNEWEKAQLEVQEEERKHNEEERRILEETVTPLNPTGLLNQHSVQTGTTSSAPENNETEKGNVPLQQNGQRREGNEDQHASKLHFFQDYACDGEHSKKQELWKTASLDRNPQLNQPHIVKRSESHDAVTGKQQPSPSSPQPPSPSRCVSGKRLCSGCSQPLGKGAAMIIDTLGLFFHVQCFKCGVCDGQLGDASAGTDVRIRNGLLSCHECYIASRGRGQPTTL; encoded by the exons ATGGCTAGCCCCGCAGATGTCCCGAATGCTTCGCCGCAGGACGAGCCGGAACATTCGGGGCCGAACCATCCCGAACCAGCCTGTCTGGAGGCACAGAAATGGATAGAG GCTGTAACTGGGAAGAGCTTTGGAGACAAGGACTTCCGCAGTGGATTGGAGAATGGCATCCTGTTATGCGA GCTGCTGAGTGCAATCAAACCAGGGCTGGTCAAGAAGATCAACAGACTGCCCACCCCCATCGCCGGGCTG GACAACCTGTCCGTCTTCCTGCGGGGCTGTGAGGAGTTGGGCCTGAAGGGCTCCCAGCTGTTTGACCCTGGGGACTTGCAAGACACTTCCATACGAGCTAACCTAAA GGACTCTGACTGCAACCGCAAACTAAAAAAT GTGCTGAACACAGTGTTCTGGCTTGGGAAGGCTGCCAGCGGCTGTGCATCCTACAGCGGCCCTACTCTCAACCTCAAGGAGTTTGAAGGGCTTCTAGCTCAAATGAAGTTG gagAGTGACGAAGGAGGCGACAGTTCACAGAAGCGCGGCGTTAGAGACAGCGGCTACGACTGCTGGGACTCTGAGAGGAGTGATTCACTCTCTCCACCACGACACACTCGCGACAACTCCCTAGACAG TCTGGACTCCTTTGGCTCCCGCTCACAGCACAGCCCTTCTCCTGATGTGGTGAATCGAGGACACAGTGATG GGCGAGGCAGCGACTCGGAGGCCGATGCCCCCAGCAGGAGGCCAGATGTGCGGAAGGATGACATGTTGGCCAGACGGACAGGCAGCAGTAGCAGTGAATCAAGAAACTTGATTCCCTTTAACCAGTTTCTTCCCAACCGAACCAACGCCAGCTCCTACATGCCGACACCACGGCGAAAACCACATacagaggagggagagcagcggag GAGTGTGAGCATGGGTGACATGCTTAATGAGGAAGAGGTTGGACACTTACCGCCACTGAGCCAATCACGATATGAGCGCATGCACGAGCAGTACAACAACTTTCAGGAAGATGACGACCACTGGCAAAAC GAATTGGCTCGCTGGAAGAATCGGCGTCGCAGCACGTCCCAGGAACTGatcaagaaagaggaagagaggaagaggatggaGAAAAGGATGAAGGAGGAGGGAAGTGACTGCAACAAGAGGAAAAGCATTAAGACCTACAGAGAGATTGTGGAGGAGAA GGAGCGCAGAGAGGCGGATTTGTGTGACGCCTACAGGAATGCATCGACTCCGGAGGAGGCCGCCATGGTTTTACAGCGTTACGCTCTTCGCTTCACCATCAGTGATGCAACACTGGACAGCCTAAAACTGCCCAGATCCACTGCAAATCCCAAACAGGACCTTGATAAGGTGGATacggagcacaaaacgacatcACCTGTAAATGAAACATCAGAACCTCTGCACAAACCAGAACCACCTGTTATAAAAGACCAGTGGCACACAGAGCCTGAAGAGACGGAGACAAATACAACTGCTCAACAAGAGACATCAGTTTCTGTCTCCTCCAGCTCCCCAACACCTGGCAACACCCTCAGCCCGCTCACAAACTCAGACCATGTGCCACCTCAGTCACTCGAACTGAATGAACCTCAATGCAAACCGACAGAGTCTCCaaccaaacaacaaaaacaaccgaTTACAGGAGATGCAAAGCCTCAAGCCAAACACACGCCACCTCATATTGCACAGTTGCAGCCTCATACCACACAGCCTGTACACACACTCCCCTCCCCTTCATCTGTATCCCCCAGACCCGTCCCCCTGCTGGCAGCCAAGCCCTACTGCCAGCCCAGGAACATAATGTCTGGACACAAACCTGTCAAG ATGGACGGGTTGGTGCGGGTAAATGGAGAGGTGACAGAAGATTTATTTGTTTCTACTCCACCTACATCTGCTCGACACTCGCCACCGGAGGTCAAAGACATTTCCTTCAAACAGATGGAGAAAGACGTTCCCTCCGTAACGACGGAGAAAGATGTTTCCTCCAAACAGATGGAGAAAGATGTTCCCTCCGAGCAGATGGAGATAGACGTTCCCTCCGAGCAGATGGAGAAAGATGTTCCCTCCATACAAACAGAGAAGGACGTTCCCTCCATGTCTATTGCGACCAATCAGGAGATGGTAGAGCAGACACCATCTCCAAAGACAGAAAGATCGACCACGTCTTTAGGCTCTGCCATCAGCTCCCTGATTGGAGGCCGAAACTGTACCGTCACGACAACTATTGTGACAGAGCTCACACATGTGGAGCCACATCACCCGGATATCCAAAGCAATGGACAG GTTAATGGTACTTCTGGGTTATCTGGGAGtccagtggggggggggaagactcAGCCAGCTACATCACCAAACAGCCTGCAAGAATATTCTCCCACTGTCACAG AGGGACTTCAGGAGAGCAGTGTGACT ATTGAGACCCCCATGTTGAACTTGGCTAAACGTGTTAATCACTGGGTCTGGGACCCCAATGAGGAACGTAAACGCCTGGAAAGTTGGCAACAGGAGCAGGAGCGCCTCCTACAG GAGCAATACCAGAAAGAACAGGAGAAGCTGAAGAATGAGTGGGAGAAAGCACAGCTAGaggtgcaggaggaggagagaaaacacaatGAAGAG GAGAGAAGAATCCTAGAGGAGACTGTAACACCCTTAAATCCCACTGGCTTGTTAAATCAGCATTCAGTTCAGACAGGGACGACTTCATCAGCTCCAGAAAACAATGAGACAGAAAAAGGAAACGTTCCTCTACAGCAAAACGGCCAAAGAAGGGAAGGGAACGAGGATCAACATGCATCCAAGCTGCATTTTTTCCAGG ATTATGCATGTGATGGTGAACATTCAAAGAAACAGGAACTGTGGAAGACGGCCTCTCTGGACCGCAACCCTCAGTTAAACCAGCCACATATTGTTAAAAG GTCTGAGTCCCATGATGCTGTAACAGGCAAACAGCAGCCCTCCCCTTCATCACCTCAGCCTCCCTCACCCAGCAG gtgtgttaGTGGGAAGAGGCTATGTTCTGGTTGTTCTCAACCACTGGGAAAAGGAGCTGCCATGATCATCGATACACTGGGACTGTTCTTCCACGTACAGTGCTTCAAG TGTGGAGTGTGTGATGGGCAGCTGGGTGACGCCTCTGCAGGGACTGATGTACGGATTCGTAATGGACTGCTGAGCTGTCATGAGTGCTATATTGCATCTCGGG GCAGAGGTCAGCCCACCACACTATGA
- the uchl1 gene encoding ubiquitin carboxyl-terminal hydrolase isozyme L1 isoform X2, whose translation MEWTPMEINPEMMSKLGVGESWRFVDVLGLESEQLSAVPKPCCALMLLFPLTQQHESFRQQQADKVAGGSEVYFLKQTAVNSCGTIALLHAVANNKGKLTFESDSALKKFLDETANMSADDRAKHLEKNQAICEAHNEVAVQGQCRLEADKVNFHFIAFVNANGELYEFDGRMDGPMKHGATKDESFIMDASKVCRGFMEREQGEVRFSAVALCHS comes from the exons ATGGAGTGGACCCCAATGGAGATCAACCCCGAG ATGATGAGCAAGCTAGGCGTGGGTGAAAGCTGGCGCTTCGTTGATGTGCTGGGGCTGGAGAGTGAGCAACTGTCCGCCGTCCCGAAACCATGCTGTGCCTTAATGCTGCTCTTTCCACTGACACAACAG CATGAGTCTTTTAgacagcagcaggcagacaAGGTTGCAGGAGGCTCTGAGGTTTATTTCTTGAAGCAGACAGCAGTCAATTCCTGTGGCACCATCGCCCTGCTGCATGCTGTGGCCAACAACAAAGGCAAACTGACTTTTG AGAGTGACTCTGCCCTGAAGAAGTTTCTAGATGAGACTGCAAACATGTCTGCTGATGACCGTGCCAAACATCTGGAGAAGAACCAG GCAATCTGTGAGGCTCACAATGAGGTTGCAGTGCAGGGCCAGTGCAGG CTGGAAGCTGACAAAGTCAACTTCCACTTTATTGCCTTTGTCAATGCGAATGGAGAACTTTATGAATTTG atgGAAGAATGGATGGTCCAATGAAACACGGAGCTACTAAAGATGAGTCCTTCATAATG GATGCATCCAAAGTGTGCCGTGGATTCATGGAAAGAGAGCAAGGCGAGGTCCGTTTCTCTGCGGTGGCTCTTTGTCACAGTTAG
- the uchl1 gene encoding ubiquitin carboxyl-terminal hydrolase isozyme L1 isoform X1: MEWTPMEINPEMLNKMMSKLGVGESWRFVDVLGLESEQLSAVPKPCCALMLLFPLTQQHESFRQQQADKVAGGSEVYFLKQTAVNSCGTIALLHAVANNKGKLTFESDSALKKFLDETANMSADDRAKHLEKNQAICEAHNEVAVQGQCRLEADKVNFHFIAFVNANGELYEFDGRMDGPMKHGATKDESFIMDASKVCRGFMEREQGEVRFSAVALCHS; this comes from the exons ATGGAGTGGACCCCAATGGAGATCAACCCCGAG ATGCTGAACAAG ATGATGAGCAAGCTAGGCGTGGGTGAAAGCTGGCGCTTCGTTGATGTGCTGGGGCTGGAGAGTGAGCAACTGTCCGCCGTCCCGAAACCATGCTGTGCCTTAATGCTGCTCTTTCCACTGACACAACAG CATGAGTCTTTTAgacagcagcaggcagacaAGGTTGCAGGAGGCTCTGAGGTTTATTTCTTGAAGCAGACAGCAGTCAATTCCTGTGGCACCATCGCCCTGCTGCATGCTGTGGCCAACAACAAAGGCAAACTGACTTTTG AGAGTGACTCTGCCCTGAAGAAGTTTCTAGATGAGACTGCAAACATGTCTGCTGATGACCGTGCCAAACATCTGGAGAAGAACCAG GCAATCTGTGAGGCTCACAATGAGGTTGCAGTGCAGGGCCAGTGCAGG CTGGAAGCTGACAAAGTCAACTTCCACTTTATTGCCTTTGTCAATGCGAATGGAGAACTTTATGAATTTG atgGAAGAATGGATGGTCCAATGAAACACGGAGCTACTAAAGATGAGTCCTTCATAATG GATGCATCCAAAGTGTGCCGTGGATTCATGGAAAGAGAGCAAGGCGAGGTCCGTTTCTCTGCGGTGGCTCTTTGTCACAGTTAG